The window AGGACCTGAGTTTGAGGCTGGGGTCGACAGATTAACAACATGAGGTACCATGTTAGTGAACAGTCtagcaggcatcagctgtgtagcgaagtgatcatagggtccattGAGCAGCAATAGGTAAGTcagggagccgttcggtagtcgctactacgctaggcgagcgggagacacagcgttcagaaagctaacgggccggggctagcagatgggtcttcGGCGACATCACAACGGAAAATCCTGTTGAAGCCACATCggacgattacgtcggcagaccaatcgtgatggatcggcagggctcggtgtcgacaataaagggtccaggccaattggcaaaagaggtattgtagcccaagagttAGCTGGTATACATTcgtcggctagccgggagatgggcctagctcgaggctagctcaaggctatcTGGTTCTTGCTTcaggacagaggcgttagccagcaatagccactcggttgcagctagctagctgcgatgatccagtgtAATGGTCCACTTCGCCATATGATTGCATGACCCATCAAGATATCCaggtgattacggccatctattgtatttcatgaacatgtgtactgtacatgtctagacaatagtgacccatccacttagctagatgttgCTGGGGAGTGGctatagcatttccttcacatgacccatcaatttagggTGTAAGCGTAATCTAAAAATTACCAAAATGTATaacatatttttatctggacacttttttttgtgtttaccagagacggtaatgtgaagaacaacatgacctgcaccaaagttagatcaggatataggccaaggactagatgaAGTGTATTTTTACTGAGTTTTTcattattgtaggctactacttttagtattgaaatctttggttgttgaCTAAACTACTTACTCCGTTTAGCATGTCTTCACATTAGAATCCTTAAAGAGACGGGTGCGGCTAAGGCTTAATCCTGCATACTGTTGTTTGATCTACCAACTTCTGTGTGCCAAAATTTGCCACATTGTTTACTTTTACAAATTTACGACAGTTACTTAAAGGTAATCCTCCAAGGCAGAACAAACCTTATTAATCAACTTTTTAAAAATCAAATGCAAACAGTAGTTTTGTAAATGAGGTCATAATCTGTGTGATTCTGGCAGCCTTAAACGATCCGAAATACACAGAAACAACCAATTAATGACAGTTTGATGAGCTGCTGTCGTGTCCACAGTGAAGTCAGTCAACAACGGGATCAGTCTGAAAGAGGGGCAGGCTGTGAAGGCTACCGAGGTCaagaaggagaggaaggtggtGAAGAAGTTGTACCCCAACTCAGCTCTGTTTACAAGCTGGGGTGATGAGCTGTCAGAGGAGGAGCAGAAAGAGGCAGAGGAGCTGTTTCAGATGTATGGATACAACGCCTTCCTGAGTGACAGACTACCCCTGAACAGGGAACTCCCTGATACTCGCGATCCTAAGTAAATATTTTTCCTCATCTCTCTGCCACCTCTACACAAAAAATGATGGATAACTCAAGACTTCTGAATTCTAACCAGTCTGTTCCATTGTGCTCATCCGAGGTCAAATCTATCTCCAGCACTATTAATGCAAtttgacaaattacattgaaatgGCCGAACTTTAAGAGTGAAACAGCAGCTTTGGTGAAGTGACTGAATGATATGAGGTAGACCAAATGTTTTTGTTGTGTCTGTCAGGTGTGCTAATCACCAGTACCCCCATGACCTGCCCACCATCAGCGTGGTGTTGATCTACTTGGACGAGGCCCTGTCAATCATCAAGAGAGCTGTCCGCAGCATCATAGACAAGACCCCCCAACGCCTGCTCAAAGACATCATACTGGTGGATGACCACAGCTCCAATGGTTCGCCTAATTTGTCTATGCTCTCCGCTTAGAAACATTTGAAAGTATATTTGAACTCAAGTGTGGCATTCAACTTTTGTTGTGTACCAATGCTTTGCAAGTGTCTGCTTTCCCAGAGGACCTAAAGGAGAAGTTGGATGCCTACATCAGCTTCATCGATGAAGAGCGTCCGGGCCTGTTGAAGAGAGTGAGACACCTGGAGCAGCTCGGTCTCACACAGGCCCGCCTCTCAGGGTGGAGGGAAGCTGAAGGAGACGTGGTGGCCATCTTGGATGCCCACATAGAAGTCCACGTGGAATGGTAGTCTGAATGGTTTATATTATAAAGACACTCAGTGATATTTTTTTGAGTCTCCTTTAACACAATGTTTTCACTCTGTGTTTCTGTGAACAGGGCGGAGCCTCTGTTAGCTCGGATAAAGGAGGACCGCACGTTGGTGTTGTCACCGGTGTTTGACAAAGTCCATTTCGATGACTTGACAGTCACACGTTATTGGCCGAGTGCACACGCCTTTGACTGGGCCCTGTGGTGTATGTACGAGTCCTTCAGACCTGAGTGGTATGCCTTAAAAAACGAGACACAGCCAGGAAAGTGAGTTGTTTGTGATTTCATCATCGGAGGATAGTCCTGTTTCACTAGTCTGTTTGAATAGGCAAAAAGGAAAGCACAGCTTTGGGAGGAAAATCTTACCTAATATTTACACCTGTATTGTTATTTTGCGTTATCTATTCATTAAAATGAATGTCACGTCTCCCATTTTAGAAATGACcattatgtgttgtgtatgtTTGTCAGGAGCCCCTCCGTTATGGGCATACTAGTGGTTGATCGCCTGTTCTTTGGGGAAATTGGTGCTCTGGATGGTGGTATGAAGATCTATGGAGGTGAAAATGTTGAACTGGGCATCCGGGTAAGCACCTCTGCTAGTTTATGAATGAATGTTAGAAATCAAAGCAGACTTGTGTTTGCAGAATTTCTTTCTGTTCTTGAGTCGTTCAGTCTGAACAAACCAATCTACGTCCAACATCCAGACACTTCAGTCCATATCTATAAACTCGTACTTGTCTCTTGGTGTTTGGTGTGTCTAGGTGTGGCTGTGTGGTGGAAGTGTCGAGGTCATACCTTGTTCTAAAATAGCCCACATCGAGAGGGCCCATAAACCCTATCTCCCAGATCTGAGCATTACAATGAAGAGGAATGctctgagagtggctgaggtctGGATGGATGAATACAAACATAATGTCAACATCGCCTGGAACCTCCCACTGAAGGTACTGTACACAACAAACCATTCAAAAAGTAGGTTTTGTTCAGCTGCTCCTATGGAATAACAATCATCGCTGTTATGCATGCTTTGTGTTTGAAAATAAGTAGACTAGACAGTCAATATTATAAAATGGTCTATTACTCAATGCCATAATAAAGATCATAGGATCTATGTAAAATGATGGCGGTAAGCCATCATCAAGTGGATAATAGGTGGATTGCTCATATAGCCTGTGTTTCTGATTTAGAAACCTTCCTCTTTCTCACCACAGGATCATGGCATAGACATTGGGGATgtttcagagaggaagaagttGAGAAAGAGTCTGAACTGCAAACCCTTCCAGTGGTATCTGGACAATGTGTATCCAATGTTAGACCCCCTGGGTGACTTGCTTGGTTATGGAGCTGTGAGTGATGCTAAAATGTTACTGTTGATTTGGAATGATTTCCTCACCAACTATGTTTGGTTGGTGCATAGAATTATTTCTTCAATAGGATGCAGGGTCATACATCCAACTCATTATCAGGATAGGAATTTGCACTTTTATAACTGTTTAATCTTGGTCCATAAAATCAACAGCTGATCAATGACCTGAAGATGGATCTCTGTATAGATCAAGGCCCAGTTCCGGGGAACACACCTATTTTATATGAATGCCATTATTTTGGTCCACAGGTTTGTAGAATTATTGCTTAGTATTTTAGAATGTAGCCAATTGTATAATATGGTCCATCCCATAGCAGAGCCGGGATTCAACCCATACCACAATGCAAAGTACTGTCAATACCACAGATACAGAAAAGTCAAAatatctatcctctctgtccagaACTGTTATTATCGAGCCAGCGGGGAGATCTTCATTGGAGGCATCAAGTCTCACAAGTACAACAGTAATCGCTGTCTGATGGACATTGGCACTCGAACCCCAGGACTGTATGAATGCAAGGAGGCCAAGCAGAAGGGATTCCACATGCTCTGGGAATTTCAACAGGTAAGCACTCCAACATGAAATAGGGAAATTGATGCCTATAAACTGTTGGAAACATGGGAGATGTCTTTGACTTTAGTGTGATGTTGTACAGTGGAATGTTTgctgtgttttacagggaaaagccatccagaacagacagacaaagagatgtCTGGAGATTGACCCAGGGGAGGACACTTACTACCAGCTCATCATTCAGGAGTGCAGTGGGCAGCACTGGAAAATACGGAACGTGATAAAAGACTTCTGATACACTGAGATAGTTAGGCCTACTGTACCAGAGACAATACAGCAGGACTATAGGAGTTATGCTGTGATCATAAGCAAGTGGGAAAGTGGTATTTACCACATACAATTCGTAAAGTCCACTTGAACacccctccaactggtaattacccGTGGGAAACTCGTCTATCATCTCCCAGATGCTGACCTCTGacgtcacctactaaggaaattaccTTTTTAACGGCGTTATCAGCAgataaatgcaacaacaaaacattatttacacAAAGTTTTTGAACACTATAATTTTTGTACAAACATGATAGCTGTACTTACAGTTTATGGTTGacgcagcttgttggccattagccaacCTGAGTTTCTCAACGAGTTGAAAGCAcgtgaatgcattcaactgatatttacgacttcacaactggtaattACCACCTTCCCACTTCTTTATGAACACAGCATTATCATTACGCTTTGAAAAGCCCATCAGTGGTCAGCAGTGAGATGACTGTGATCTTAGTGAGCTGTTGGTTGGACATAGCTTCATGGGGACAGATGTACAGTTTCTTCACATAATGTGGAATGCTATTGAGCTGTGTTGTCCTTGGTCCTGAATGTAATTGCAAAGAAATAATAAATATGATTCCTGTATTTACGCTCATTTGTGGTTGTTATTGATTCACTGTAGATTTTCACCATAGAGGGTCATAGAATATTTTTCTGCATTGACATCATATAGAGCTGAGTTGACATCAGTGTAGTTTTGAAGAAGACCCGTCCTCgactgctcagggatttctctatgagttctctctctcttacagctTCGGTGGCAGGTGGCAGGGagttatacagcgcattcggaaaatattcagaccgctttagttttcccacattgttaagttacagccttattctaaaaagtcctggctctggctgggccactcagacattcagagacttgtcctggaGGGGAAGCCTTGCTGCCAGAGTTGTTATACCAGAGTGCGGAAAAAAAGAGGTCAGGGGATGGTGTTCTGTCAGCAAGGTGAACctccacccgaacaggaaggtgTGGAACTTTTTGATCCTGAAGATAATACCCAATGCTTCTTTCTCAATCTGCAGGTATTTCTGGGCTTATCTTCTCCTGCAGGTGTGGAGTGACACGACGGCCCCAACTTCATATGGGGAATTGTCACAGGCCAGTTGAATTGGCAAGGATGGGTTGAAGTGAATCAACACCTTATCAATCAACACTGCCTTTGCTTTCTTGAAAGTAGTGTCACACTCCTTTGTCCACGACCAGGGTTTGTTCTCTctcattaacctctaacgagtcacaaccccggatccgggatccccccatcaaaaaagctgactagcatagcctagcctaaagccacagggatatcatataatcaaatgttcatgaaatcacaagtccaagacaccaaatgaaagatacagatcttgtgaatccagccatcatttccgatttttttaatgttttacagggaagacacaatatgtaaatctattagctaaccacgatagcaaaagacacaacttttttttctccaccatttttttcctgcatgggcagctatcacaatttcgactaaataaagatgtatatagccactaaccaagaaacaacttcataagatgacagtctgataacatatttatggtatagcatatgtttttttagaaaaatgtgcatatttcaggtataaatcacagttctacattgcagctgcaatctgaaatagcgttggaagcagccggaataattacagagaccgacgtcaattaccaaaatactcatcctaaaacatttctgaaaaatacacagcatacagcaaatgaaagcccaacatcttgtgaatccagccatcatttctgattttttaaatgttttacagggaagacacaatatgtaaatctattagctaaccacgttagcaaaggacaccactttttttactccaccagttttttactccatcagtagctatcactaattcgactaaataaagatatatatagccactaaccaagaaacaacttcataagatgacagtctgataacatatttatggtatagcatatgttttttttgaaacatttgcatttttcaggtataaatcacagtttaccattgcagccactatcacaaaactgacccaaagcgactagaataactacagagagcaacgtgtattacctaattactcatcttaaaacatttctgaaaaatacacagcgtacagcaaatgaaagcccaacatcttgtgaatccagacaatatttcagattttctaagtgttttacagcgaaaacacaatatatcgttatattagcataccacatgagctaacatcaccccagcattgattcaaggcaaaaagcgcgataacgttatcaccaccaaaatatattaattttttcactaaccttctcagaattcttcagatgacagtcctgtaacatcatattacacaatgcatatagagtttgttcgaaaatgtgcatatttagcatcacaaatcgtggttatgctatgtaatcagtcaaaacatggcatgcattctggccggcgcca of the Salvelinus alpinus chromosome 37, SLU_Salpinus.1, whole genome shotgun sequence genome contains:
- the LOC139565783 gene encoding probable polypeptide N-acetylgalactosaminyltransferase 8 isoform X2, whose protein sequence is MRLGWVRGLASLLAMAAGILYITSIKREVHSHGERLQRAHQDDSVRGQDMLKRLEKMEDHIEKLVKSVNNGISLKEGQAVKATEVKKERKVVKKLYPNSALFTSWGDELSEEEQKEAEELFQMYGYNAFLSDRLPLNRELPDTRDPKCANHQYPHDLPTISVVLIYLDEALSIIKRAVRSIIDKTPQRLLKDIILVDDHSSNEDLKEKLDAYISFIDEERPGLLKRVRHLEQLGLTQARLSGWREAEGDVVAILDAHIEVHVEWAEPLLARIKEDRTLVLSPVFDKVHFDDLTVTRYWPSAHAFDWALWCMYESFRPEWYALKNETQPGKSPSVMGILVVDRLFFGEIGALDGGMKIYGGENVELGIRVWLCGGSVEVIPCSKIAHIERAHKPYLPDLSITMKRNALRVAEVWMDEYKHNVNIAWNLPLKDHGIDIGDVSERKKLRKSLNCKPFQWYLDNVYPMLDPLGDLLGYGALINDLKMDLCIDQGPVPGNTPILYECHYFGPQNCYYRASGEIFIGGIKSHKYNSNRCLMDIGTRTPGLYECKEAKQKGFHMLWEFQQGKAIQNRQTKRCLEIDPGEDTYYQLIIQECSGQHWKIRNVIKDF
- the LOC139565783 gene encoding probable polypeptide N-acetylgalactosaminyltransferase 8 isoform X4, with translation MRLGWVRGLASLLAMAAGILYITSIKREVHSHGERLQRAHQDDSVRGQDMLKRLEKMEDHIEKLVKSVNNGISLKEGQAVKATEVKKERKVVKKLYPNSALFTSWGDELSEEEQKEAEELFQMYGYNAFLSDRLPLNRELPDTRDPKCANHQYPHDLPTISVVLIYLDEALSIIKRAVRSIIDKTPQRLLKDIILVDDHSSNEDLKEKLDAYISFIDEERPGLLKRVRHLEQLGLTQARLSGWREAEGDVVAILDAHIEVHVEWAEPLLARIKEDRTLVLSPVFDKVHFDDLTVTRYWPSAHAFDWALWCMYESFRPEWYALKNETQPGKSPSVMGILVVDRLFFGEIGALDGGMKIYGGENVELGIRVWLCGGSVEVIPCSKIAHIERAHKPYLPDLSITMKRNALRVAEVWMDEYKHNVNIAWNLPLKDHGIDIGDVSERKKLRKSLNCKPFQWYLDNVYPMLDPLGDLLGYGANCYYRASGEIFIGGIKSHKYNSNRCLMDIGTRTPGLYECKEAKQKGFHMLWEFQQGKAIQNRQTKRCLEIDPGEDTYYQLIIQECSGQHWKIRNVIKDF